Proteins found in one Cervus canadensis isolate Bull #8, Minnesota chromosome 24, ASM1932006v1, whole genome shotgun sequence genomic segment:
- the LOC122426120 gene encoding translation initiation factor IF-2-like has protein sequence MAQAISPLCRIPAGKLELIHSQPRSQVPPLGPPLRGRALCGPRPSPALGGAGELDRFSSCPDPAPAQLGPAPRARPPPRWPPAAVGGCARVSARQCPASGCAPGSSSSRRGFGGRRAPARPGSGSPRNITPSPGGAGAWPGGPRRGNRAAVPPGGATRWEEAASSDQTPRGEGRDHSWPKLGRREIGGPSRSLPKDPRSSSPPAARPGAFISPAPSSGPLHRDRRKFITKWAVSGPPSSAYTTVMVRSGRRHTSRGLTVSRLQSSPPLPPWPLQEPFPCSRKPLNQRRKAPQPTLVQIYLEARDESVGLQYTYVSGSNLEI, from the exons GTCCCGCCCCTAGGCCCGCCCCTCCGAGGTCGCGCCCTCTGCGGGCCCCGCCCTTCACCGGCGCTCGGGGGTGCCGGGGAGCTAGATCGCTTTTCCTCCTGCCCAG ACCCCGCCCCTGCC CAGCTGGGCCCCGCACCGAGGGCACGTCCGCCACCCCGGTGGCCCCCGGCAGCAGTAGGAGGTTGCGCGCGGGTCAGCGCCAGGCAGTGCCCGGCGAGCGGCTGCGCTCCGGGCTCATCCAGTAGTCGCCGAGGCTTCGGCGGTCGGCGGGCGCCCGCAAGACCGGGCTCCGGCAGCCCTAGAAACATAACTCCTAGTCCAGGCGGTGCGGGGGCGTGGCCTGGGGGCCCCCGTAGGGGAAACAGGGCAGCGGTCCCCCCAGGAGGCGCGACTCGCTGGGAGGAGGCGGCCTCCTCGGATCAGACGCCGCGGGGCGAGGGTCGGGATCACTCCTGGCCcaagctggggaggagggagattgGAGGCCCCTCTCGGAGTCTTCCCAAGGACCCGCGCTCCTCCTCCCCGCCTGCTGCCAGACCCGGGGCCTTTATCTCGCCTGCACCCTCCTCGGGACCCCTTCACCGGGACAGAAGAAAATTCATCACCAAGTGGGCAGTCTCG GGGCCTCCATCTTCTGCTTACACAACCGTGATGGTGCGCTCAGGAAGACGCCACACCTCAAGAGGCCTCACTGTTTCCAGGCTTCAGagctccccacctctgcccccctGGCCCTTGCAGGAGCCTTTCCCTTGCTCCAGGAAACCCTTAAATCAGAGGCGGAAGGCTCCTCAGCCAACTCTAGTTCAGATATATCTGGAAGCCAGGGATGAATCTGTGGGTCTCCAATACACATATGTTTCTGGAAGCAATCTAGAAATCTAG
- the FAM229A gene encoding protein FAM229A yields the protein MQPSPSTPGPGRAADTCPAPPGPERPPAARARAAASSLGPASASGRAPRGLDMSAQEPPQGRRFPIEAGDSPGLAAAPESQDSPEPVATEHNPVRPLRRCPGCHCLTLLHVPIDVYLAMGGSPRARAT from the exons ATGCAGCCCTCCCCCTCGACGCCCGGGCCGGGACGCGCCGCAGACACCTGCCCGGCTCCGCCCGGACCGGAGCGTCCTCCCGCGGCCAGGGCTCGGGCAGCTGCTTCCAGCCTGGGACCGGCCTCGGCCTCCGGCAG AGCGCCCCGGGGCCTGGACATGAGTGCCCAGGAGCCCCCGCAGGGTCGGAGATTCCCCATTGAGGCCGGAGACTCCCCTGGCCTTGCCGCCGCCCCCGAGTCCCAGGACAGCCCGGAGCCAGTAGCTACGGAGCACAACCCAGTCAG GCCGCTTCGACGCTGCCCCGGCTGCCACTGCCTGACGCTGCTGCACGTGCCCATCGACGTCTACCTGGCCATGGGCGGGAGCCCCCGGGCCCGCGCCACCTGA
- the TSSK3 gene encoding testis-specific serine/threonine-protein kinase 3 gives MEDFLLSNGYQLGKTIGEGTYSKVKEAVSKKHQRKVAIKIIDKMGGPEEFIQRFLPRELQIVRTLDHKNIIQVYEMLESADGKIYLVMELAEGGDVFDCVLNGGPLPESRAKALFRQMVEAIRYCHGCGVAHRDLKCENALLQGFNLKLTDFGFAKVLPKSRRELSQTFCGSTAYAAPEVLQGIPHDSKKGDIWSMGVVLYVMLCASLPFDDTDIPKMLWQQQKGVSFPTHLGISAECQDLLKRLLEPDMILRPSIEEVSWHPWLASTS, from the exons ATGGAGGACTTTCTGCTCTCCAATGGGTACCAGCTGGGCAAGACCATTGGGGAAGGGACCTACTCAAAAGTCAAAGAAGCAGTTTCCAAAAAACACCAAAGAAAAGTGGCAATTAAAATTATAGACAAGATGGGAGGGCCAGAAG agTTTATCCAGAGATTCCTGCCTCGGGAGCTCCAGATTGTCCGTACCCTGGACCACAAGAACATCATCCAAGTGTATGAGATGCTGGAGTCTGCCGACGGGAAAATCTACCTGGTGATGGAGCTGGCTGAAGGAGGGGATGTCTTTGACTGTGTGCTGAATGGGGGGCCACTGCCCGAGAGCCGGGCCAAGGCCCTCTTCCGTCAGATGGTCGAGGCCATCCGCTACTGCCATGGCTGTGGCGTGGCCCACCGGGACCTCAAGTGTGAGAACGCCTTGTTGCAGGGCTTCAACCTGAAGCTGACAGACTTTGGCTTTGCCAAGGTGTTGCCCAAATCACGCCGGGAGCTGAGCCAGACCTTCTGCGGCAGCACCGCCTACGCCGCCCCCGAGGTGCTGCAGGGTATTCCACACGACAGCAAGAAGGGTGACATCTGGAGCATGGGCGTGGTCCTGTACGTCATGCTCTGTGCCAGCCTACCTTTTGACGACACAGACATCCCCAAGATGCTGTGGCAGCAGCAGAAGGGGGTGTCCTTCCCCACTCATCTGGGCATCTCGGCCGAATGCCAGGACTTGCTCAAGCGGCTCCTGGAACCAGACATGATTCTCCGGCCTTCAATTGAAGAAGTTAGTTGGCATCCATGGCTAGCAAGCACTTCATAA
- the BSDC1 gene encoding BSD domain-containing protein 1 isoform X1, whose protein sequence is MEPGGDGAEDDVGAGIGPRAPGWCLRGRCRVGCQREDVGWWRSWLQQSYQAVKEKSSEALEFMKRDLTEFTQVVQHDTACTIAATASVVKEKLTTEGSSGATEKMKKGLSDFLGVISDTFAPSPDKTIDCDVITLMGTPSGTAEPYDGTKARLYSLQSDPATYCNEPDGPPELFDTWLSEFCLEEKKGEISELLVGSPSIRALYTKMVPAAVSHSEFWHRYFYKVHQLEQEQARRDALKQRAEQSISEEPGWEEEEEELAGISPTSLKEAKVPVARPSTSPEGGPSPQSPCEENLVTPVEPPTEVTPSESSESVSLVTQIAKPPPASEAPALPKDLSQKLLEASLEEQDLAVDTSETGPPPRAQSKPHTPAGRPSGPEPRPPARVETLREEVLTDLRVFELNSDSGKSTPSNNGKKGSSTDISEDWEKDFDLDMTEEEVQMALSKVDASGELEDVEWEDWD, encoded by the exons ATGGAGCCGGGCGGAGATGGGGCTGAGGACGATGTCGGCGCCGGGATTGGGCCGCGCGCTCCGGGGTGGTGCTTGAGGGGGCGGTGCCGTGTCGGATGTCAAAG GGAGGACGTGGGATGGTGGCGGAGCTGGCTGCAGCAGAGCTACCAGGCAGTCAAGGAGAAG TCCTCCGAAGCCCTGGAGTTCATGAAGCGGGACCTGACGGAGTTCACCCAGGTGGTGCAGCACGACACAGCCTGCACCATTGCAGCCACCGCCAGCGTGGTCAAGGAGAAGCTGACT ACTGAAGGCTCCTCTGGAGcgacagagaaaatgaagaaagggcTGTCTGACTTCCTGGGGGTGATCTCCGATACCTTTGCTCCGTCACCAGACAAAACCATCGACTGCGACGTCATCACCCTGATGGGCACACCTTCTGGCACCGCTGAGCCCTATGATGGCACCAAG gCTCGCCTCTATAGCCTGCAGTCAGACCCAGCAACCTACTGCAATGAACCAGATG GGCCTCCAGAGTTGTTTGACACCTGGCTTTCCGAGTTCTGCttggaggagaagaagggggagatCTCAGAGCTCCTTGTAGGCAGCCCCTCCATCCGGGCCCTCTACACCAAGATG GTGCCTGCAGCTGTTTCCCATTCAGAATTCTGGCATCGATATTTCTATAAAGTCCATCAGCTGGAGCAG GAGCAGGCCCGGAGGGATGCCCTGAAGCAGCGGGCGGAACAGAGCATCTCTGAAGAGCCTggctgggaggaggaagaag aggagcttgcagGCATTTCACCCACGTCCCTAAAAGAGGCAAAGGTTCCTGTGGCCAGACCTTCcacatcccctgaaggaggacccAGTCCCCAGAGCCCCTGTGAAGAGAATCTGGTGACCCCCGTCGAGCCTCCAACAGAGGTGACCCCCTCGGAGAGCAGTGAGAGCGTCTCCCTGGTAACCCAGATTGCCAAACCTCCCCCTGCCTCTGAGGCCCCAGCGCTGCCCAAGGACCTGTCCCAGAAGCTTCTAGAGGCATCTTTGGAGGAACAGGACCTGGCTGTGGATACGAGTGAGACTGGACCCCCACCCCGAGCTCAGTCCAAGCCCCACACCCCCGCTGGCCGCCCCAGCGGTCCAGAGCCCCGGCCTCCAGCCAGAGTAGAGACTCTCAGGGAAGAGGTCCTCACAGACTTACGGGTGTTTGAGCTGAACTCGGACAGTGGGAAGTCTACACCCTCCAACAATGGGAAAAAAG GCTCGAGCACAGACATCAGTGAGGACTGGGAGAAGGACTttgatttggacatgactgaagaagaAGTGCAGATGGCACTCTCCAAAGTGGATGCCTCCGGTGAG CTGGAAGACGTAGAGTGGGAGGACTGGGACTGA
- the BSDC1 gene encoding BSD domain-containing protein 1 isoform X2, protein MAEGEDVGWWRSWLQQSYQAVKEKSSEALEFMKRDLTEFTQVVQHDTACTIAATASVVKEKLTTEGSSGATEKMKKGLSDFLGVISDTFAPSPDKTIDCDVITLMGTPSGTAEPYDGTKARLYSLQSDPATYCNEPDGPPELFDTWLSEFCLEEKKGEISELLVGSPSIRALYTKMVPAAVSHSEFWHRYFYKVHQLEQEQARRDALKQRAEQSISEEPGWEEEEEELAGISPTSLKEAKVPVARPSTSPEGGPSPQSPCEENLVTPVEPPTEVTPSESSESVSLVTQIAKPPPASEAPALPKDLSQKLLEASLEEQDLAVDTSETGPPPRAQSKPHTPAGRPSGPEPRPPARVETLREEVLTDLRVFELNSDSGKSTPSNNGKKGSSTDISEDWEKDFDLDMTEEEVQMALSKVDASGELEDVEWEDWD, encoded by the exons ATGGCGGAAGG GGAGGACGTGGGATGGTGGCGGAGCTGGCTGCAGCAGAGCTACCAGGCAGTCAAGGAGAAG TCCTCCGAAGCCCTGGAGTTCATGAAGCGGGACCTGACGGAGTTCACCCAGGTGGTGCAGCACGACACAGCCTGCACCATTGCAGCCACCGCCAGCGTGGTCAAGGAGAAGCTGACT ACTGAAGGCTCCTCTGGAGcgacagagaaaatgaagaaagggcTGTCTGACTTCCTGGGGGTGATCTCCGATACCTTTGCTCCGTCACCAGACAAAACCATCGACTGCGACGTCATCACCCTGATGGGCACACCTTCTGGCACCGCTGAGCCCTATGATGGCACCAAG gCTCGCCTCTATAGCCTGCAGTCAGACCCAGCAACCTACTGCAATGAACCAGATG GGCCTCCAGAGTTGTTTGACACCTGGCTTTCCGAGTTCTGCttggaggagaagaagggggagatCTCAGAGCTCCTTGTAGGCAGCCCCTCCATCCGGGCCCTCTACACCAAGATG GTGCCTGCAGCTGTTTCCCATTCAGAATTCTGGCATCGATATTTCTATAAAGTCCATCAGCTGGAGCAG GAGCAGGCCCGGAGGGATGCCCTGAAGCAGCGGGCGGAACAGAGCATCTCTGAAGAGCCTggctgggaggaggaagaag aggagcttgcagGCATTTCACCCACGTCCCTAAAAGAGGCAAAGGTTCCTGTGGCCAGACCTTCcacatcccctgaaggaggacccAGTCCCCAGAGCCCCTGTGAAGAGAATCTGGTGACCCCCGTCGAGCCTCCAACAGAGGTGACCCCCTCGGAGAGCAGTGAGAGCGTCTCCCTGGTAACCCAGATTGCCAAACCTCCCCCTGCCTCTGAGGCCCCAGCGCTGCCCAAGGACCTGTCCCAGAAGCTTCTAGAGGCATCTTTGGAGGAACAGGACCTGGCTGTGGATACGAGTGAGACTGGACCCCCACCCCGAGCTCAGTCCAAGCCCCACACCCCCGCTGGCCGCCCCAGCGGTCCAGAGCCCCGGCCTCCAGCCAGAGTAGAGACTCTCAGGGAAGAGGTCCTCACAGACTTACGGGTGTTTGAGCTGAACTCGGACAGTGGGAAGTCTACACCCTCCAACAATGGGAAAAAAG GCTCGAGCACAGACATCAGTGAGGACTGGGAGAAGGACTttgatttggacatgactgaagaagaAGTGCAGATGGCACTCTCCAAAGTGGATGCCTCCGGTGAG CTGGAAGACGTAGAGTGGGAGGACTGGGACTGA